Within the Arthrobacter sp. V1I7 genome, the region GTTGACCGAGCTGCCCCTCCTCGAGCGGCCCGCCGCGGCGAAGGCCGCCGGCTTTGACGCCGTCGAATTCTGGTGGCCGTTCGAGGAGTCCGTTCCCGGCGACGCCGCCATCACCGGCTTCGAGCGGTCCATCACCGACGCGGGCGTCCAGCTGACAGGCCTTAATTTCAACGCCGGGAACATGCCCGCCGGAGACCGCGGCCTGGTGTCCTGGAAAGGCCGCTGCTCCGAGTTCAAGGACAACATCGACGTTGTAGCCGGCATCGGCGGACGCCTCGGCTGCAAGTCCTTCAACGCCCTCTACGGCAACCGCCAGGAAGAGCACACCCCGGAGACCCAGGACGAACTGGCGGTCGGGAATCTCGCCGCCGCGGCCGCAGGCGTGGCCGGCATCGGGGGCACCGTGCTGCTCGAGCCGGTCAGCGGCGCCCCGCGTTACCCGCTCCTTACGGCTGCTGACGCCCTCCGGACCATCGCCCGGGTGAAGCAGGAAACCGGCGCGGAGAACATCAAGCTCCTCGCCGACTTCTACCACCTGTCTGTAAACGGGGACGACGTCGCCGCCGTCATCGAAAATCATGCCAACGACTTCGGCCACATCCAGATCGCCGATAACCCCGGCCGTGGGGCTCCCGGAACCGGTGAGCTTCCCCTCGGCGAATGGATCGCCCGCAGCCGCGAACTCGGCTACGAGGGCTACATCGGACTCGAATACAAGCAAGCGGCGGAAACTGCCTTCGCCTGGGCAATCCGGCAGCGCGTCGCCAGCTAGTCCCCACCCGCACCCTCACCTCGCAAGCTCGGCCAGGGAACCCCGCGGGAGTGGGCCCGACCACCCGCACCCTCACCTCGCAAGCTCGGCCAGGAACCCCGCGGGCGTGGGCCCAACCACCCGCACCCTCAGATTTCAGAAAAGAGAACCATCATGAGCAACGTTGCAGTCATCGGACTCGGAATCATGGGCCTGCCCATGGCCATCAACCTGGTCAAGGCCGGCCACAGCGTCACCGGCTTCAACCGCAGCCAGGACAAGATCGACAAACTCGTCTCCGAAGGGGGCCAGGGCGCAGCCAGCATCGCCGAGGCCGCCCGGGACGCCGACGTCGTGATCACCATGGTCCCGGACTCCCCCGACGTCGAAGGAGTGGTCAGCGGACCCGACGGGGTCTTCGCCAACGCCACGCCGGGCGCCCTGTGGATCGACGCCAGCAGCATCCGCCCGGACGTTGCGAAGCGGCTTGCAGACGACGCCAAGGCCGCCGGCATCCGTGCCCTCGACGCCCCGGTCTCCGGCGGAGAGCAAGGTGCCATCGACGCCGCGCTGTCCATCATGGTCGGCGGCGAACCGGAAGACTTCGAGGCGGCCCAGGATGTCCTGAACGCTGTCGGCAAGACCATCGTCCACGTCGGTCCCGCCGGCTCGGGCCAGACCGTCAAGGCAGCCAACCAGCTGATCGTCGCGGTCAACATCGAGGTCCTCGGCGAGGCGATCGCGTTCCTTGAGGCCTACGGCGTGGACACCGATGCCGCCCTCAAGGTTCTCGGCGGGGGCCTTGCGGGCTCCAGGGTCCTGGAGCAGAAGGGCCGGAAGATGCTGGACCGCAACTTCGAGCCCGGCTTCCGCCTGGCCCTGCACCACAAGGACATGGGGATCGTCACCTCCGCGGCCCGCGAAGCCAACGTCGCCATCCCGCTCGGCGCCGTCGCAGCCCAGCTGGTCGCCGCCACCGTCAATCAGGGTGACGGCGGCCTGGATCACTCCGGTCTCTTCAAGCAGGTCCTTCAGCTCAGCGGCCGCCAGTAAGCTGCACGGCCGCCCCGCCAAGCGCCCCTTCCCGGGGCACTTCGACACGAACACGCCGGCCGCCGTCGTAATTTACGACGGCGACTCCCCCAAAATGCCCCGCGACGGTTCGCAGGGCGGCTTCAGCACACCCAAAAACAGACTTCCAAGGAGTACACCATGACCAAGATGCGCACCGTAGACGCTGCCATCGCCATCCTGGAAAAGGAGGGCGCCACCGAGGCGTTCGGCCTGCCAGGCGCCGCGATCAACCCGTTCTACTCGGCCATGCGGGCCCACGGCGGCATCCGCCACACCCTGGCCCGGCACGTCGAAGGCGCCAGCCACATGGCCGATGGCTACAGCCGCGCGAAGGACGGCAACATCGGCATCTGCGTCGGCACCTCGGGACCTGCCGGCACGGACATGATCACCGGCCTGTACGCCGCCTGGGCGGACTCCATCCCCATGCTCTGCATCACCGGCCAGGCCCCCGTAGCCAAACTGCACAAGGAAGACTTTCAGGCCGTGGACATCGAGTCCATCGCCAAGCCCGTCACCAAGATGGCCATGACCATTCGAGAACCCGGGCCAGATTCCGGGCGCCTTCCAGAAGGCCTTCCAGCTCATGCGCTCCGGCCGCCCCGGCCCCGTACTGCTGGATCTGCCCATCGACGTGCAGATGGCCGAAATCGAGTTCGACATCGACACCTACGAGCCGCTGCCCGTGGAAAAGCCCAGGGCCAGCCGCAAGCAGCTGACCAAGGCGCTGGACATGCTCACCGCCGCCCGGCACCCGCTGATCGTGGCAGGCGGCGGCATCATCAACGCCGGCGCCTCCGCGCAGCTGGTGGAACTGGCCGAGCTGCTCAATGTTCCCGTGATCCCGACCCTGATGGGCTGGGGCGCCATCTCCGACGACCACCCGCTGATGGCCGGCATGGTGGGCCTGCAGACCTCGCACCGCTACGGCAACGAGACCATGCTGGCCTCGGACTTCGTGATCGGCATCGGCAACCGCTGGGCCAACCGCCACACCGGCGGCCTGGACACTTACACTGCCGGACGCACGTTCGTGCACATCGACATCGAACCCACGCAGATCGGCCGCGTGTTCTCCCCGGACCTCGGCATCGCCTCCGACGCCGGTGCGGCGCTGGAGGGCCTGGTTGAGCTGGCCCGGGAACGCAAGGCCTCCGGGACCTTGCCGGACTACTCCGGCTGGGTGGCCGAGTGCGCCGATCGGAAGGCTACGCTGCACCGCAAGACGCACTTCGAGAACATCCCCATCAAGCCGCAGCGCGTCTACGAGGAGATGAACAAGTCCTTCGGCCAGGACACCACCTACGTTTCGACGATCGGCCTGTCCCAGATCGCCGGCGCCCAGATGCTGCACGTCTTCGGGCCGCGCAAGTGGATCAACGCCGGCCAGGCCGGTCCCTTGGGTTGGACCGCCCCGGCCGCCCTGGGCGTGGTCCGCGGCAAGCCGGACGAGACCGTGGTCGCGCTGTCCGGTGACTACGACTTCCAGTTCATGATCGAGGAACTGGCCGTGGGCGCGCAATTCCAGCTGCCGTACATCCACGTGGTGGTGAACAACTCCTACCTGGGCCTGATCCGCCAGTCCCAGCGCGGCTTCAAGATGGAACAGAACGTGTCCCTGGCGTTCGAGAACATCAACTCCACCGATCTCTCAGCGAACGCAAGCGGATACGGCGTGGACCACGTCAAGGTGGCCGAGGGCCTGGGCTGCAAGGCCATCCGGGTGGAGGACCCCAGGGATCTGGCCGCCGCTTTCGACAAGGCCAAGGCACTGATGGGCGAGTTCCAGGTTCCCGTAGTGGTTGAGGTGATTCTGGAAAAAATCACCAACATTTCCATGGGCACCGAAATCAACGCCGTCAACGAGTTCGAGGATCTCGCCGAGACGCGTGGGGACGCCCCGACCGCCATCCTGGCCCTGCAGGCGTAGCCAGATGCGCATTGTCATCGCCCCGGACAAGTTCAAGGGCTCGCTCTCGGCACCGGACGTTGCCCGGCACCTGGAGGCGGGGCTCCAGGCGGCGGCCCGCCATGACGGATGGATCAGTAACCTGGAGGTCCTTCGGATTCCGGTCGCCGACGGCGGCGAGGGCACCCTGGACGCCGCCGTCGAGTCCGGCTTCACCCGCCCCAGCGCCCTGGTCAGCGGACCCACCGGGGTGCCGCTGCGGGCGGACTTCGCGGTCCGCGGCCGCGAGGCGGTCATCGAGATGGCGGCGGCCTCGGGCCTCGCGGTCCTGCCGGGCGGCCGCCCGGATTCGGCCAGCGCCACCGGTGCCACAAGCCTGGGCACCGGTGAACTGATCCGGGCGGCCCTCGACGCCGGGTGCCGGAGGATCATCTTGGGTGTGGGCGGCAGTGCCAACACCGACGGCGGCGCCGGCGTCCTGCAGGGGCTCGGCGCCAGGTTCCTCGACGCCGAGGGCTGCGAGCTGGCGCCCGGCGGCGCCGAGCTGGCGCGGCTGGACCGGATCGACTTTGCCGGCTTCGACCCGCGGCTGGACGAGGCACGTTTTATCCTGGCCAGCGACGTCGACAACGCCCTCCTGGGCGCAGAAGGCGCCGCGGCGATCTTCGGACCGCAGAAAGGCGCATCTCCGGAGGACGTCGGGATGCTCGACGCTGCCCTGTCCCACTTTGTGGACGTCCTGGCGGCTGAGATCGGCCCCCGCGCCCACAACGCCGCGTTCGCCCCGGGCGCTGGCGCGGCCGGCGGGGTGGGCTACGCGGCCATTGCGGTCCTCGCCGCCACCCGCCGGCCGGGCATCGACGTCGTGCTCGAATTCACCGGGCTGGCCGACCGCCTCGCCGGTGCGGAGTTGGTGATTACCGGCGAAGGCAGCCTGGACGAGCAAAGCCTGCTGGGCAAAACGCCGCTCGGCGTTGCTCGAGCGGCGGGGCGCGCGGGCATTCCGGTCATCGCCGTCTGCGGACGGACCACGCTGGCGCCGGAACAGCTCCGGACCTCCGGATTTCGCGAGGTTCACGCTTTGACGGAGCTCGAAAGCAATATAGACACATGTATAGCGGAAGCGGGACCCCTCCTGGAACGCCTGGGACGGAACATCGGCGTCCAACTGACGGCCCTGGCAGCAGGGCAATCCGCGGTGAGCAAGGAGACCCTCAATGCCTGAAGTAGCCTACGACCTCGTAGTCCGGGGCCAGCGTGTCCTGACGACGGCCGGAATCGCCCCGCGTGAAGTGGGCGTCCGCGGAGGCGTGATCGTCGCCGTCGAGCCCCTCGGCAACGGCCTGTCCGGTGCCGAAATCATCGAACTCGGCGACGACGAAACCCTCATCCCGGGCCTCGTGGACACCCACGTGCACGTCAACGAACCGGGGCGCACCGAGTGGGAGGGTTTCGCCTCCGCCACCCGTGCCGCGGCGGCCGGTGGCGTCACGACCATCATCGACATGCCGCTGAACAGCATTCCGCCCACCACCACGGTGGAAGGACTCAAGCTCAAGCGCGAGGTCGCCCAGGAGCAGGCGTTCGTGGACGTCGGGTTCTGGGGCGGCGCCGTGCCCGGCAACAAGGCGGACCTGCGCGGGCTGCACGACGAGGGCGTGTTCGGTTTCAAGTGCTTCCTGCTGCATTCCGGGGTGGACGAGTTCCCGCACCTGGAAGCGGACGAGATGGAGCAGGACATGGCCGAGCTCAAATCCTTCGACTCCCTCATGATCGTCCACGCCGAGGACTCCCACGCGATCGACCACGCGCCCCATCCCGGCGGCGACCAGTACGCAACGTTCCTGGCCTCCCGCCCCCGCGGCGCCGAGAACAAGGCCATCGCCGAAGTCATTGAGCGCGCCCGCTGGACCGGCGCCCGCGCCCACATCCTGCACCTCTCGTCCTCCGACGCACTGCCGATGATCGCCACCGCCAAGCGCGACGGCGTCCACCTCACCGTAGAGACGTGCCCGCACTACCTCACCCTCATGGCCGAGGAAATCCCCAACGGCGCCACCGCGTACAAATGCTGCCCCCCGATCCGCGAGGCCTCCAACCGCGAGCTGCTCTGGAAGGGCCTGCAGGACGGCACCATCGACTGCATCGTCTCGGACCACTCCCCCAGCACCCTGGACCTCAAGGACCTGGAAAACGGCGACTTCGCCGTGGCCTGGGGCGGCGTCTCCTCACTGCAGCTGGGCCTGTCCCTGATCTGGACCGAAGCCCGGCACCGCGGCATCCCGCTGGAGCAGGTGATCAGCTGGATGGCCGAGAAGCCCGCCGCGCTCGCGCGCCTCTCCAACAAGGGCAAGCTCGCCCTCGGCTACGACGCCGACTTCTCCGTCTTCGCCCCCGACGAGGCCTTCGTCGTGGACGTATCCAAGCTCAAGCACAAGAACCCCATCACCCCGTACGACGGCAAGGCCCTCTCCGGCGTGGTCCGGAAGACCTTCCTGCGCGGACACGAGGTCGACGGCCGGACACCAAGCGGCAAACTGATCCGCCGCGGCGGTATTTGACGCCGGCCGCATTTGACGCCGGCCTCGGCTCTCCCGACGACTACATCAACCAACCGACCAGCACCGGATCATCCCGCGTGAACGAGTTTCCAAGGAGCATCATGACCCCGACCCCCACGAGCCCGGCCCGTCCCCTGAAACTACAGCCCGGCACCGCGGCGCCGGAGTTCACGCTCCCCGACGCGGACGGGCGGTTGGTCTCGCTGGCGGACTATAGAGGCTCTAACGTCATCGTCTACTTCTACCCCAAGGCTGCGACGCCGGGCTGCACCACGGAGGCCTGCGACTTCCGCGACAACCTCGCCTCACTGAAGGGCTCCGGCTACACAGTGCTCGGCATCTCCCCGGACACGCCCCAAGCGCTGTCGGACTTTTCCGGGGACTTCGCCCTTGGCTATCCGCTGCTCTCGGACGCAGACCATTCCGTGGCGGCCGCATATGGCGCCTGGGGTGAGAAGGTGGTCGACGGCCAGATCGCCGAGGGCGTTGTCCGCTCAACTGTCGTCCTCGACGCCGAGGGCCGGGTAACGTGGGTGAGGTATCACGTCGCCGCCGACGGCCATGTGGCCGCGCTGAGGAAAGAACTGGGGCTCCAGGTCAGCAGCCGGGCTCCGCTGGGAGTACGCTGACAGGGCTGCCGCAGGCGTCCCGGCAGGGACGATTCCGCAGCGTCCACCGTTGGACTGGTAGGCGGACGCTCATCGGCGCGCTGCTTCCCGCCGTGAAGCCAGGCGGCGGCCGCAATCGGGCCCGAACGCCCCATCTAAAGAAGGAGCACGCTTGCTGATTGTCTTGACCGGGATTGACGGCTCGGGAAAAACCACGGCCGCACGTTCTGCGGTTGCTGCTGCCCGCACCGCCGGCAAGGACGCGCTCCTTCTCAGCAACTACGCCGGACGGCGCAGGATGTCCCTGCTGACCGCCAGGTTCGGGATCCGCCTCCCTCCCCGGCTGGCGGATGCCGTGGAGACAGTGATCCGCACTGCCAATGTGCTGCTGTCCCATGCCATGGCCCACCGGCATCCGGGGTTGGTCATCATGGACCGCCACCTCTACTGCCAGCTCGCGTTACGCCAGGCGCGGCAACTTCCCCGCGGACGGGTTCTTCCGTTCATCCTCGCGAAGCTCCCTAAACCAGACCTGGTCGTCCACCTCGTCATCACCCCGGAACAAGCGCATCAAAGAGTGCTGGCACGCGGCACGGACGCGGAAACCCTCGAGGAGCTCGACTCATTCCGGGCCGCCTACCAGGCGATACCCGAATACGCCCAGTTCACTGAGCTGGCAGCCGACGGAACACCAGACGAGGTGCTCTCAGAGCTGACGCTCGCCATCGCCGGCGCGGGCGGAGACTCAGACACAAAAGCCTTGGCCGCCGACGGCAGGGCCATGGTCCCGAGCTGACCCGGCGAGCCACTGTGCGGCGCGCCAAGCCGGGATCCCATCTGAAGCGGGCGTGCCTGCGTCGTTGATGACGTCCCACACGGGGAGACTCAAGCGTCCGTTCCGGCCGAGGACGGAATGACGAGAACGGGCCGCTGTGGGTCACGACTCAGATCGGCAGACACGGAGCCTTCCAGATGCCGGTCCAACCAGGCGCGGACGCCGGGCCGCTGGCCCCCGACGACGACCAAGGATGCCCCGACGCTCTCGGCCAGCCGGGTGAGCGATACGGCAACATCGCCGTTCAGCATGCGGAAAGTCCACTCGGCCCCCGGCGGACCGAGAATCGCTTCAAGTCGCTGAAGAAGCGGCGCGGCCGGGTACGCAGCCTCCTCATTGGCCACCGGGTCCAGGGAAACGGCCGGCTGGGCGCCTGCGGGCGCCCATTCCGTCAGGTAGCTCGCGGGGTCAACGAACGCACACACGAGGTGCAGGTCCAGTCCGGCAGCGAGGCTGGCGGCCATCCGGACCGCGTGGTCCGAAAAGTCCCAGCCGACCCCCAGCACAATCGGTCCGGCGGGCCACTCCTCACGGGACACGGCGTCGACCCCTTCTGAAGCGTGTGTTCTCTGACCCTCTCGACGGCACGACCGGAACGCTTTCCATAGTCGTCAGGATAGCCGTCCGGGTTCCACAGCAGCGTCGTCCTCGATCGCCGGCGGGATCGTTTGTATATTCGATGGAAATATAGCTAGAGTGCTGAAGCACTGACGGCAGGCGGCCGTTTCGGCATCGCCATATTTCTGGGGGAGATATGAACAAGGCACAAAGACGAGCACACATGGAGCTGCCGTGTCCGGAGTGCGGTTCCAGAGTCGTTCCAACCTGGAAGGACGAGCGTGCCTTGGCTGCCCCCCAGCCAAACTGGCAGGTGAGCGCCCGGCAATGCAGCAGCCTGAGTTGCGGCCGCAACGACCCGCAGAACTGGTGAGTGGCCCGACGGTCGGCCGACGTGGGCCCACGGGCGCTGCTGACGTCCGGCTCGGCTTCGCGCATCACCTGCCACCACGCATGCTTCTTCGGGCGGGAATCACCGACAGCGCCAGGGCCATGATGGGACCCCGGGCGTCCTGCAGATCGAACAAAAGCCAGCACCTGAATCCATCCCTGCGCGTCAGTCCGAGCCTCGTGGGATCAAACGGAGGTCTGCTCAGCACTCGTGGGCAGCCGCCGTCCCGCCTTCGTGACCGACGCGTTGCCGGCAGCACCTCTGATAGGCGTACGCTATATAGGCTTCAGCGCATCGGCACCGGTCCCTTCAGGTCCGGTACCTGAGCGCGCGGAAGCCTTAAGGACCATACGTGAAGGAGATGGCGTGGACACGCGGAAGCTGAAGTATTTTCTTGCCGTGGTCGACCATGACGGATTCAACCGCGCGGCAGAACACCTGCTTATCGCCCAACCCTCCCTGTCCCAGACCATTGCCGGCCTGGAGAAGGATCTCGGCGTGCCACTCTTCCACCGGATCGGCCGCCGGGCGGTCCTCAGCGAAGCCGGCAAGGAACTTGTCGGGCCGGCACGCCTGGTGATGCGGGACCTCGATGCTGCACAGTCCGCTGTTCAGGCTCTTCGGGGTGTCCGCAGCGGGCGGCTGGACATCATCACGATGCCCTCCCCCGGGATCGAACCGTTGACATCCATGATCGCGGCCTTCAGCGAGGTACATCCCTCCGTGCGGCTCAACGTCGGGGCGGCGTTTACGCCCGAGGAAGTCATCGAATCCGTGCGCACGGGCAGCTCCGAGATCGGCCTGGCCGGATCCTCCACTCCGATCCGCGTGCCGGGCGTCCAGGTTCTCGACCTGGAGCGCCAACCGCTGATCCTCATCGTGAATCCCAAGGCCGATCCCTTCAGCCCCGGAGTGGCCATCCAGCGGGAGGATCTGGGCGGGCACCGGCTGATCGCTAGCCAGCGCGGATCCCTGATGCGCTGGCTGGTCGACGATGCGCTGGCCCACGGCGTCAACACCGAAATCGTCGTCGAGGTAGCGCACAGGACGTCGATTCTTCCGCTGGTACTGGCCGGGGTGGGCCACGCGGTGATGCCCTCCTCCTGGGCACCGACGGCGCACAAGGCCGGTCTGC harbors:
- a CDS encoding hydroxypyruvate isomerase family protein, which gives rise to MTYSVNCSILLTELPLLERPAAAKAAGFDAVEFWWPFEESVPGDAAITGFERSITDAGVQLTGLNFNAGNMPAGDRGLVSWKGRCSEFKDNIDVVAGIGGRLGCKSFNALYGNRQEEHTPETQDELAVGNLAAAAAGVAGIGGTVLLEPVSGAPRYPLLTAADALRTIARVKQETGAENIKLLADFYHLSVNGDDVAAVIENHANDFGHIQIADNPGRGAPGTGELPLGEWIARSRELGYEGYIGLEYKQAAETAFAWAIRQRVAS
- a CDS encoding 2-hydroxy-3-oxopropionate reductase; protein product: MSNVAVIGLGIMGLPMAINLVKAGHSVTGFNRSQDKIDKLVSEGGQGAASIAEAARDADVVITMVPDSPDVEGVVSGPDGVFANATPGALWIDASSIRPDVAKRLADDAKAAGIRALDAPVSGGEQGAIDAALSIMVGGEPEDFEAAQDVLNAVGKTIVHVGPAGSGQTVKAANQLIVAVNIEVLGEAIAFLEAYGVDTDAALKVLGGGLAGSRVLEQKGRKMLDRNFEPGFRLALHHKDMGIVTSAAREANVAIPLGAVAAQLVAATVNQGDGGLDHSGLFKQVLQLSGRQ
- a CDS encoding LysR family transcriptional regulator, which encodes MDTRKLKYFLAVVDHDGFNRAAEHLLIAQPSLSQTIAGLEKDLGVPLFHRIGRRAVLSEAGKELVGPARLVMRDLDAAQSAVQALRGVRSGRLDIITMPSPGIEPLTSMIAAFSEVHPSVRLNVGAAFTPEEVIESVRTGSSEIGLAGSSTPIRVPGVQVLDLERQPLILIVNPKADPFSPGVAIQREDLGGHRLIASQRGSLMRWLVDDALAHGVNTEIVVEVAHRTSILPLVLAGVGHAVMPSSWAPTAHKAGLRTLLIEPVSYLNVAILSRKDGLTPAATAFLDVAELYVASGNESASLPRDL
- the bcp gene encoding thioredoxin-dependent thiol peroxidase, with amino-acid sequence MTPTPTSPARPLKLQPGTAAPEFTLPDADGRLVSLADYRGSNVIVYFYPKAATPGCTTEACDFRDNLASLKGSGYTVLGISPDTPQALSDFSGDFALGYPLLSDADHSVAAAYGAWGEKVVDGQIAEGVVRSTVVLDAEGRVTWVRYHVAADGHVAALRKELGLQVSSRAPLGVR
- a CDS encoding universal stress protein codes for the protein MSREEWPAGPIVLGVGWDFSDHAVRMAASLAAGLDLHLVCAFVDPASYLTEWAPAGAQPAVSLDPVANEEAAYPAAPLLQRLEAILGPPGAEWTFRMLNGDVAVSLTRLAESVGASLVVVGGQRPGVRAWLDRHLEGSVSADLSRDPQRPVLVIPSSAGTDA
- a CDS encoding thymidylate kinase, translating into MLIVLTGIDGSGKTTAARSAVAAARTAGKDALLLSNYAGRRRMSLLTARFGIRLPPRLADAVETVIRTANVLLSHAMAHRHPGLVIMDRHLYCQLALRQARQLPRGRVLPFILAKLPKPDLVVHLVITPEQAHQRVLARGTDAETLEELDSFRAAYQAIPEYAQFTELAADGTPDEVLSELTLAIAGAGGDSDTKALAADGRAMVPS
- a CDS encoding glycerate kinase, coding for MRIVIAPDKFKGSLSAPDVARHLEAGLQAAARHDGWISNLEVLRIPVADGGEGTLDAAVESGFTRPSALVSGPTGVPLRADFAVRGREAVIEMAAASGLAVLPGGRPDSASATGATSLGTGELIRAALDAGCRRIILGVGGSANTDGGAGVLQGLGARFLDAEGCELAPGGAELARLDRIDFAGFDPRLDEARFILASDVDNALLGAEGAAAIFGPQKGASPEDVGMLDAALSHFVDVLAAEIGPRAHNAAFAPGAGAAGGVGYAAIAVLAATRRPGIDVVLEFTGLADRLAGAELVITGEGSLDEQSLLGKTPLGVARAAGRAGIPVIAVCGRTTLAPEQLRTSGFREVHALTELESNIDTCIAEAGPLLERLGRNIGVQLTALAAGQSAVSKETLNA
- the allB gene encoding allantoinase AllB, coding for MPEVAYDLVVRGQRVLTTAGIAPREVGVRGGVIVAVEPLGNGLSGAEIIELGDDETLIPGLVDTHVHVNEPGRTEWEGFASATRAAAAGGVTTIIDMPLNSIPPTTTVEGLKLKREVAQEQAFVDVGFWGGAVPGNKADLRGLHDEGVFGFKCFLLHSGVDEFPHLEADEMEQDMAELKSFDSLMIVHAEDSHAIDHAPHPGGDQYATFLASRPRGAENKAIAEVIERARWTGARAHILHLSSSDALPMIATAKRDGVHLTVETCPHYLTLMAEEIPNGATAYKCCPPIREASNRELLWKGLQDGTIDCIVSDHSPSTLDLKDLENGDFAVAWGGVSSLQLGLSLIWTEARHRGIPLEQVISWMAEKPAALARLSNKGKLALGYDADFSVFAPDEAFVVDVSKLKHKNPITPYDGKALSGVVRKTFLRGHEVDGRTPSGKLIRRGGI